CTTTTGCTTTTCTATTTCTATCTTCTTTTACCTACCATTTTTTTAATGGTATTCGCCATTTACTATGGGATTTTGGTGTAAATATTACCAATAAAGGAGTATCGATTACAGGTATAATAGTAGTAATTTTATTTTTGCTTTCTGCCCTTTCTTCAGCTTTTTTAATTTTTTTATGAAAAATCCAGTTCTTCATTGGTGGTTTCAACGCTTGTCAGCTGTTGTCATGCTGTTTTTATTTCCATGGTTTATATACATTTTTACTCATCTATTTACCATTCAAGATGAACAGCAAATTGCTCACTTCATTTTATCTCATCCATTGCAAGTTTTAATTTTTTTTATGTTATTATTCTTAGTACTTTGGCATGCTGTTTTAGGGGTGCAAGTTATTTTTGAAGATTATGTTTATAATATAAAAGTAAGATCTTTACTTAACCTTTCTAGTAAGGTAATTTCTATCATTACGTTTCTAGCAGTATTAGTTGCTTGCACTTACTTTCTTTATAGGAATCAGTATTAATTGATTATTAATCAAGTATTATGTAAAATTAATATAATTTATATCAATTAATT
This sequence is a window from Candidatus Mesenet endosymbiont of Phosphuga atrata. Protein-coding genes within it:
- the sdhD gene encoding succinate dehydrogenase, hydrophobic membrane anchor protein codes for the protein MKNPVLHWWFQRLSAVVMLFLFPWFIYIFTHLFTIQDEQQIAHFILSHPLQVLIFFMLLFLVLWHAVLGVQVIFEDYVYNIKVRSLLNLSSKVISIITFLAVLVACTYFLYRNQY